The stretch of DNA CCTTTCATATAATTAGATTGGTAAATTAATGAATGTAAGTTTGATATTGTAAATAATTTATATTACATGGGAAAAGCGAGGGTAAATTATGTTGAAGAAAACGTTAGTAGTTATTTTATCATTAATGTTGTTACTTCCATCTACATCTGTATTTGCAGCTGGAGACCAGCCAAGTGCTTGGTCGAAAGATACGATTCAACGAGGCATTGATCTAGGAATTGTTCCAGAAAGATTGCAATCTAATTACGCTGACCCAATTACTCGAGAGGAGTTTGCGGAGCTACTAGTTAACGTGGCTTTTAAAAAGTTAGAAATGGTCGAAAGGTCATATGAATGGACAAAGGAAATGGTACTTGAAAAAGTTACGATTGATCAACCTTTTGAAGATACAGATTTAGACCATGTCAAGCTTGCCTATATTATAGGGAGTGTGAATGGTACATCTGATACGACCTTTTCACCAGATACTTATATCACACGTGAGCAAGCTGCACAAATGTTGATGAATACAATACATAAATCAAGTATTTTATTATACGCTACAAAAGAAGAAATGGGTTACTCGGATTATAATCAAATAGGTGAGTGGGCGAAGCCAGCTGTTAGTGCTGCCTACACTTTGGGGCTTATGCAAGGGTCTAACGGTCAATTTATGCCACGAAAGCATATTACGAGAGAGCAAGCGATTGTAACGATAATAAGAGTGCTCGATTATGCTAAGTATATAACGTTGCAGCTAAGGGGAGATATCACCGCTTATGCTTGGTTTGATGATTTGACATATAATGTCGGAAAAGACTATGTGTATGTATCATATGAGGATAAGGGAGAGTTAAGCCATTCGAATAAAGAATTAAGGAACATTTGGTTTCGAACACCACTTACTTCAAGTGCAAGCTATGATCATGAGCAAGCGATTGTCTTATATGCATTCCATAGTAATCTACTAAACAGGTACT from Bacillus sp. SM2101 encodes:
- a CDS encoding S-layer homology domain-containing protein, with the protein product MLKKTLVVILSLMLLLPSTSVFAAGDQPSAWSKDTIQRGIDLGIVPERLQSNYADPITREEFAELLVNVAFKKLEMVERSYEWTKEMVLEKVTIDQPFEDTDLDHVKLAYIIGSVNGTSDTTFSPDTYITREQAAQMLMNTIHKSSILLYATKEEMGYSDYNQIGEWAKPAVSAAYTLGLMQGSNGQFMPRKHITREQAIVTIIRVLDYAKYITLQLRGDITAYAWFDDLTYNVGKDYVYVSYEDKGELSHSNKELRNIWFRTPLTSSASYDHEQAIVLYAFHSNLLNRYYTWISQAALKGEGAKVDYGYMIVETFTEDYILKFTLKDNPGYFNALAGHVYGYPKVEIDPKPIN